From Danio aesculapii chromosome 18, fDanAes4.1, whole genome shotgun sequence, a single genomic window includes:
- the LOC130245374 gene encoding P2Y purinoceptor 4-like has translation MANSTSNGTQATTIYSNISETTNIQLPLQSIADKCNQEVFSHVRLPLEISTIVMGLPTNVALLWLLMNGEKALSPFDVLGLNLAVLNIMYCLGLPLDVYITLTESPGELLPASEALYILNTIGCPLLLTCMCVERYIATAHAVLYMKYGSKREYRAVCSALVWIITLGLAVITYLERLPELALYLSIILEIFLLVMVACLIGIVRALRKKGPGEGQRSGSCVKKRALKNTLTMLVLTAVIYGPVLGLFPYILTVSNSQIEPTYTFCLILNVIHTIPSLGVCIGPVFYVSRAKELACWRKKDEHKQTTTTQETQEHK, from the coding sequence ATGGCAAACAGCACATCAAATGGAACCCAAGCGACCACAATCTACAGTAACATCAGCGAAACAACAAATATTCAATTGCCACTGCAAAGCATTGCGGATAAGTGCAATCAAGAAGTTTTTTCCCATGTTCGCTTGCCACTGGAAATCTCCACCATTGTGATGGGCCTGCCAACTAATGTTGCTCTGCTGTGGCTGCTGATGAACGGTGAAAAAGCTCTCTCCCCTTTTGACGTTTTGGGGCTTAATCTAGCAGTGTTGAACATAATGTACTGTCTTGGTCTTCCTCTCGACGTGTACATCACCCTGACCGAAAGCCCCGGAGAGCTTCTGCCTGCTTCAGAGGCTCTGTACATCCTTAACACAATTGGCTGTCCTCTTCTGTTAACCTGCATGTGCGTGGAGCGATATATAGCCACGGCACATGCAGTCCTCTACATGAAATACGGGAGCAAACGGGAATATCGTGCTGTTTGCTCTGCTCTAGTCTGGATCATCACTTTAGGTCTAGCAGTGATTACCTATCTAGAAAGGCTCCCTGAATTAGCCCTGTACTTGTCCATCATCCTTGAAATCTTTTTGCTTGTAATGGTGGCCTGTTTAATAGGCATTGTCCGTGCGCTCCGCAAAAAAGGCCCAGGGGAAGGGCAAAGAAGTGGTTCATGTGTAAAAAAACGAGCCTTAAAGAACACCTTAACTATGCTAGTCCTGACAGCTGTGATCTACGGGCCTGTCCTGGGTTTATTTCCGTATATCCTAACAGTTTCAAACAGTCAAATAGAACCTACTTACACATTCTGTTTGATCTTGAATGTAATCCACACAATTCCCAGTCTTGGGGTCTGTATTGGGCCTGTGTTTTATGTGTCCCGTGCGAAAGAACTAGCCTGTTGGAGGAAAAAAGATGAACATAAGCAAACAACCACCACTCAAGAAACACAGGAGCACAAGTGA
- the si:ch211-218c6.8 gene encoding apoptosis facilitator Bcl-2-like protein 14 yields the protein MMEGDPHLINSDEYLLLLTYCQRRENTEVPRLRGATGSKFRAVAEKLTKIADREIPLDDDDIESDDSSSPKPSNDPFINKLVELLKKTGDDLNQKIQEDHKLFAVLQTAFSYSFFGELTKAFISTVVPENQENRCKREEIALTFEVTSRLKAMDLQPMNRIMGYGAQYLQEHFAPWINEHGGWDKAFAGDDDEEVH from the exons ATGATGGAAGGAGATCCACACCTGATAAATAGCGATGAATATCTTTTACTTCTAACATACTGCCAGAGGAGGGAAAACACTGAGGTTCCAAGACTACGGGGAGCAACAG gctCTAAGTTTCGTGCTGTGGCTGAAAAACTGACCAAGATTGCAGACCGTGAAATACCTCTTGATGATGATGACATAGAAAGTGATGATTCTTCTAGCCCGAAACCAA GCAATGATCCATTTATAAACAAGCTTGTTGAATTATTGAAGAAAACTGGGGATGACTTAAACCAGAAG ATTCAGGAGGACCATAAGCTTTTTGCAGTCCTGCAGACAGCTTTTTCTTATAGCTTTTTTGGCGAATTAACCAAAGCCTTCATCAGTACTGTTGTGCCAGAAAACCAGGAGAACAGATGCAAACGTGAGGAAATCGCCTTGACCTTTGAGGTCACCAGCAGACTAAAAGCCATGGACCTTCAACCCATGAACAGAATCATGGGATACGGAGCGCAGTACCTGCAAGAACATTTTGCCCCATGGATTAATGAGCATGGCGGTTGG GACAAGGCCTTTGCTGGTGATGATGACGAGGAGGTCCACTGA